One Schistocerca cancellata isolate TAMUIC-IGC-003103 chromosome 1, iqSchCanc2.1, whole genome shotgun sequence genomic region harbors:
- the LOC126179204 gene encoding ice-structuring glycoprotein-like produces MAETHTQIPLSSCFQAVFILALVALAHAGGPASYQTVTNTADAGAVGSTHERTVKGYGGLNSISEYSKTIDGPHSSVRVSISRSSNDAYGYGGAAVAAAPAVAYTAAAPAVAAAPAVAYTAAAPAVAAAPAVGYAARTVAAAPAVAYTAAAAPAVAYAARTVSAGPALAYGARTVAAAPAVAYTAAAPAVTYASRTVAASPAIAYTAAAPAVTYASRTVATSPAVAYTAAAPAVTYAARTVSAAPAVAYTAAAPAVTYAARTVSAAPAVAYTASAPAVTYATRTVAAAPAVTYAAAAPAVTYAARTVSAAPAVAYTASAPAVTYAARTVAAAPAVSYTAAAPAYGSTYYGRAAYSGLAYGAGYSAGYGARAIAPAAVTYSAPAVTYAARTVTAAPALAYSSGLTYGAGYSYGAPAATVTYTSAAPAVGAAYLGRASYSGLAYGARAIAPALAYNSGLSYGAGYTYAASAPAVTYTTRTVTTAPAVTYTASAPTVTYSGATQSASYSVAAGAQLGTSFHGPIAQSAALHLHGKGLL; encoded by the coding sequence ATGGCTGAGACACATACTCAGATACCACTATCATCTTGTTTTCAGGCTGTGTTCATCCTCGCCCTGGTGGCACTGGCACATGCAGGAGGCCCCGCCTCCTACCAGACAGTTACAAACACAGCAGACGCTGGAGCTGTGGGCTCTACACACGAGAGGACGGTGAAGGGCTACGGCGGCCTCAACAGCATCTCCGAGTACTCCAAGACCATCGACGGGCCACACTCGAGCGTGCGCGTGTCCATCTCCCGCTCCAGCAACGACGCCTACGGCTACGGCGGTGCCGCAGTCGCAGCCGCCCCAGCCGTGGCCTACACTGCAGCTGCTCCAGCTGTCGCAGCTGCCCCTGCTGTGGCCTACACGGCAGCTGCCCCAGCTGTCGCCGCAGCACCCGCTGTCGGTTACGCCGCCCGCACCGTCGCTGCTGCGCCCGCAGTAGCCTACACTGCTGCTGCGGCTCCAGCCGTCGCGTACGCTGCCAGGACGGTGTCTGCAGGTCCGGCCCTCGCCTACGGTGCCCGCACTGTTGCCGCAGCTCCTGCAGTTGCCTACACTGCTGCTGCTCCGGCCGTCACTTACGCGTCTCGCACTGTTGCCGCGTCCCCTGCAATCGCGTACACCGCCGCTGCTCCTGCAGTCACCTACGCTTCCCGCACTGTTGCCACGTCTCCCGCAGTAGCCTACACTGCCGCAGCTCCGGCTGTCACCTACGCCGCCCGCACAGTGTCTGCAGCTCCTGCCGTAGCCTACACCGCCGCCGCCCCTGCCGTGACGTATGCTGCCCGCACCGTCTCTGCAGCCCCTGCCGTGGCCTACACTGCGTCTGCCCCGGCTGTCACCTACGCTACACGCACCGTCGCTGCTGCACCGGCAGTTACGTACGCTGCTGCTGCTCCGGCAGTGACGTACGCCGCTCGTACAGTGTCCGCTGCTCCTGCCGTAGCGTACACTGCCAGTGCCCCCGCAGTGACGTACGCTGCCCGCACAGTAGCCGCAGCCCCTGCAGTAAGCTACACTGCAGCAGCTCCGGCTTACGGCAGCACCTACTACGGTCGTGCAGCTTACTCTGGCCTGGCATATGGCGCTGGATACTCAGCTGGATACGGAGCTCGTGCTATTGCCCCAGCTGCCGTCACCTACTCTGCCCCGGCTGTCACGTACGCTGCTCGCACTGTTACTGCAGCTCCCGCCCTCGCCTACAGCTCTGGCCTGACCTACGGAGCCGGATACTCCTACGGCGCCCCTGCTGCCACTGTCACCTACACGTCTGCCGCCCCCGCCGTCGGTGCCGCGTACCTCGGACGCGCATCTTACTCCGGCCTGGCCTACGGTGCACGTGCTATTGCACCAGCCCTGGCTTACAATTCCGGCCTGTCGTACGGAGCTGGATACACCTACGCCGCCTCCGCCCCTGCTGTCACCTACACCACCAGGACCGTGACGACAGCGCCTGCTGTCACCTACACAGCTTCCGCTCCAACTGTGACCTACAGTGGAGCCACCCAGTCTGCTTCCTACTCCGTGGCCGCCGGAGCACAGCTGGGCACGTCCTTCCACGGCCCTATTGCGCAGAGTGCTGCTCTTCACCTCCACGGCAAGGGACTCTTGTAA